GCCGTATCTTGTGCGCCACAAGCCGCGGATCATCCCGAGGCAATCGGTTGCGACCCCTTTGACCGCAGCCTGATGCACATAGGGCGTGCCGATCCAAGATCGCGCCTCTGCCACGATATCGTTCACTGCAGGCTCCCACCGTCATTCGCGTCACCCGAACGCGGCACAGCCATCAACCAGTCGTCCCCCGGAATATGCGGAAAACCTTGGAAATTGGCGAGGTTCGTGAATTTCTCGCGACAGGTCTTGGCGTGCTTGTCGCAGCCCGCAACGAGCCGCAGCTCATCCCCGACGGCAATCGGCAACCCGAGCGGCTGCCACAACAGGATCTCGCGCCGCGTCCCGTTCAACTGATCCGCCTTGATCGTGGCCGACAGCCCCTTGGCCGCACCCGCCATCACTTCGAGAAACCCGTCCTTGAACCATTCCGCATTAAACGGCACCAGCGTGGCCAGATCAAAGGTTTGGCCATCTGTGTCGCGGTCCACAGTCACCTCTGCCACATAGGCGGCATCGGTCTTGGTATTGATCCCACAAGACCGATCCCCAAGCACCGCTGAACAGGTTTTCAGATAGGACCGTCCCTGCGGTTGGTTCAGCGCCTCGGCCAAGCCGCGCAGATCCACCTGAAACTGGCCACCGTTGCGGGTAATTTCACCCATTGTGCCGCGAAACTTCACCTTACGGGCACTGACATCATCCCAACAGACAAGCCACACTGTGACCTCTGCCTGATCATAGCGCCCGGCAGCGATATCAGCTTCGGTCACCGCGTCAGCGGTC
The Rhodobacteraceae bacterium S2214 genome window above contains:
- a CDS encoding DUF2163 domain-containing protein: MTVQALHDHLATGLTHVCQCWAIKRRDGVVLGFTDHDRVLAFDGITFVAESGMTARALSHTTGLSVDNTEAVGVLTADAVTEADIAAGRYDQAEVTVWLVCWDDVSARKVKFRGTMGEITRNGGQFQVDLRGLAEALNQPQGRSYLKTCSAVLGDRSCGINTKTDAAYVAEVTVDRDTDGQTFDLATLVPFNAEWFKDGFLEVMAGAAKGLSATIKADQLNGTRREILLWQPLGLPIAVGDELRLVAGCDKHAKTCREKFTNLANFQGFPHIPGDDWLMAVPRSGDANDGGSLQ